The following proteins come from a genomic window of Polyangiaceae bacterium:
- a CDS encoding right-handed parallel beta-helix repeat-containing protein — protein MSMKRLPALAGAVSGLIALALVGTSSCSSDSSDGGGATGSGGTAGTGGGAGDGSAGQAGSGGIAGAAGSGGAPTACAPNETKMCDCSAAAEVGTSRCAADGSGWSSCECESYGAEISVSPSGDDAAAGTLAAPFKTLERARQKVGELVSAGLPAGGVVVWLRDGVYELDATLTLGTAESGSDGKPVVWRGYPGESPRVVGGVRIDSGAFKPVTASSPIYARLDPPAQAAVLTAPLAVDPGALTRRGFCKAASAGPAELFVNGQAMTLARWPDKNQNDVPTGLETAAALDLFGSPSPAVTGHYTKTGTSDGVSAFARDGLVGGLQYNLYRYTWDYQGQTNTAWFITTEASGYPSGTNPWWYRYSAELGPMKASAGGSGEVTTTNPDAVNHGFASIADVVSDQVWKYSGTRPERWQDPTSVWFHGFWKYAWADCHVRAASIDTATKTVTLADSPGYGAAAGQPYYAYDIPEELTEPGEYWIDRAAKLLYVWPPSGFDGADVVVSVLSDALVTLQNASFVTLRDFTLEAGRSRLVRVEGGGHDTLLGLTLSGAGTDAATISGDHQLMRSCHVYGSGNGGVAVSGGDRSSLTPGDNAVENSSFHDLSRWEWTYRPAVRLSGDGNSARHNLMYDMPHSAVLYGGNDHVIELNEIHDVCRFSSDAGAIYAGRDWGARGNLIKHNFVHHLSTWFEGYGVHGVYLDDCLSGVRVEGNVLYEISGYGILHGGGRDDILVNNIMAHDGAALSADRRCVTWLANGSPNNTPGDSWNLLEKLEQVGYQQEPWASKWPECAAIPDDWAAISSPPSHWLEPEGTVLDRNVGFDNGDFAKGSTETFAAYASMKDNLEDSDPQFTNESTLDLSLKASSPALSIPGFEPIPFSEIGIQP, from the coding sequence ATGTCGATGAAGCGCTTGCCGGCACTTGCTGGTGCGGTATCCGGGTTGATCGCGCTCGCCCTGGTGGGCACCAGCTCGTGCTCGTCGGACTCGAGCGACGGCGGTGGTGCGACTGGCAGCGGCGGAACTGCGGGCACGGGCGGCGGCGCGGGGGACGGCTCCGCCGGCCAAGCCGGCTCGGGCGGCATTGCCGGCGCGGCGGGCAGCGGTGGAGCACCGACGGCCTGTGCGCCGAACGAGACGAAGATGTGTGACTGCAGCGCCGCTGCGGAAGTCGGGACGTCGCGCTGCGCGGCGGATGGAAGCGGCTGGTCGAGCTGTGAATGCGAGAGCTACGGCGCCGAGATTTCCGTCAGTCCCAGCGGGGACGACGCTGCGGCGGGTACTCTGGCGGCGCCGTTCAAGACCCTCGAACGCGCTCGGCAGAAGGTTGGCGAGCTGGTGAGCGCGGGGCTTCCGGCGGGTGGCGTCGTCGTGTGGCTGCGCGACGGCGTCTATGAGCTCGACGCCACCCTGACCTTGGGCACGGCCGAGTCGGGGTCCGACGGCAAGCCTGTGGTGTGGCGCGGCTATCCCGGGGAGTCGCCGCGCGTGGTGGGTGGTGTGCGCATCGACTCCGGTGCATTCAAGCCGGTTACCGCGAGCTCGCCGATCTACGCGCGACTCGACCCGCCGGCTCAGGCTGCCGTCCTCACTGCTCCGCTGGCTGTGGATCCCGGCGCGCTGACCCGCCGCGGTTTTTGCAAGGCGGCTTCTGCCGGACCTGCGGAGCTGTTCGTGAATGGACAGGCCATGACGCTCGCGCGCTGGCCCGACAAAAACCAAAATGACGTACCCACGGGCTTGGAGACCGCAGCTGCTTTGGACCTGTTCGGAAGCCCGAGCCCGGCCGTCACGGGTCACTACACCAAGACGGGCACAAGCGACGGCGTGAGCGCGTTCGCACGCGATGGTCTCGTCGGAGGGCTCCAGTACAACCTGTACCGTTACACATGGGACTACCAGGGTCAGACCAACACGGCGTGGTTCATCACGACGGAAGCGTCCGGCTATCCGTCGGGAACCAACCCCTGGTGGTACCGCTACTCCGCCGAGCTGGGCCCCATGAAGGCGTCGGCGGGCGGCAGCGGCGAGGTGACCACCACGAATCCGGATGCCGTCAACCACGGCTTCGCGAGCATCGCGGACGTGGTCTCGGACCAAGTCTGGAAGTACAGCGGGACGCGCCCCGAGCGCTGGCAAGACCCGACGAGCGTGTGGTTCCACGGCTTCTGGAAGTACGCCTGGGCGGACTGTCACGTACGGGCTGCGAGCATCGACACTGCGACCAAGACTGTCACCCTCGCCGACTCTCCGGGCTATGGCGCCGCTGCCGGACAGCCCTACTACGCCTACGACATCCCCGAGGAGCTGACGGAGCCGGGGGAGTACTGGATCGATCGCGCCGCGAAGCTGCTGTACGTGTGGCCGCCGTCGGGCTTCGACGGAGCAGACGTAGTAGTCAGTGTGCTCAGCGACGCTCTCGTCACTCTGCAGAACGCCAGCTTCGTCACGTTGCGGGACTTCACGCTGGAAGCTGGGCGCTCGCGCTTGGTGCGGGTGGAAGGCGGGGGTCACGATACGCTGCTCGGCCTCACCCTGAGCGGCGCGGGCACCGACGCCGCGACGATCAGCGGCGATCATCAGCTCATGCGCTCGTGTCACGTGTACGGCTCCGGCAATGGCGGCGTGGCGGTGAGCGGCGGGGATCGCTCGAGCCTCACACCCGGCGACAACGCGGTGGAAAACTCGAGCTTCCACGATCTGTCGCGATGGGAGTGGACCTACCGCCCCGCGGTGCGGCTATCCGGGGACGGCAACAGCGCTCGGCACAACCTGATGTACGACATGCCGCACTCGGCGGTGCTGTACGGCGGCAACGATCATGTCATCGAGCTCAACGAGATCCACGACGTGTGCCGTTTCTCCAGCGACGCCGGCGCGATCTACGCCGGGCGCGACTGGGGCGCGCGCGGAAACCTCATCAAGCACAACTTCGTGCATCACCTGAGCACGTGGTTCGAGGGCTACGGCGTGCACGGCGTCTACCTGGACGACTGCTTGAGCGGCGTCCGTGTCGAGGGCAACGTGCTGTACGAGATCTCGGGCTACGGCATCTTGCATGGCGGCGGCCGGGACGACATCTTGGTCAATAACATCATGGCCCACGACGGCGCCGCCCTGAGCGCGGATCGCCGCTGCGTCACGTGGCTGGCGAACGGCTCGCCGAACAACACGCCCGGCGACAGCTGGAACCTGCTCGAGAAGCTCGAACAGGTCGGCTACCAGCAGGAACCCTGGGCGTCCAAGTGGCCGGAGTGCGCCGCCATCCCGGACGACTGGGCCGCCATCAGCTCGCCGCCGTCCCACTGGCTCGAGCCCGAAGGCACCGTCCTCGATCGCAACGTCGGCTTCGACAACGGCGACTTCGCCAAGGGCTCCACGGAGACTTTCGCGGCCTACGCCAGCATGAAAGACAACCTGGAGGACAGCGATCCGCAGTTCACGAACGAGAGCACGCTGGACCTCTCGCTGAAGGCGTCGTCCCCCGCGTTGAGCATCCCCGGTTTCGAGCCGATCCCGTTCTCGGAGATCGGCATCCAGCCCTGA